In Paenibacillus algicola, a genomic segment contains:
- a CDS encoding RNA polymerase sigma factor — translation MEKKWFDLLCRPYEELEKGQQERIYTSYRMFVYQDLFDLLVDHSLTEDLIHDSFLKVISKAPQLQSMHNIPAWIKRVAHTTGIDFIRKSRKDKKMLVAIGPLYNLCGANTVEAELEEKWKQEQFQYAIQKLNQHHRLMLNLYYLEKKSCKEIGEIIKITETATFKRLSRARQHLKALFFSIDALAKSEK, via the coding sequence ATGGAGAAGAAATGGTTTGATTTATTATGCAGGCCGTATGAGGAATTGGAAAAAGGCCAACAAGAGCGCATTTACACAAGCTACCGTATGTTTGTATATCAAGATTTGTTTGATTTACTTGTGGATCACTCTCTTACTGAAGATTTGATTCACGATAGCTTTTTAAAAGTAATATCCAAAGCCCCACAACTCCAATCCATGCATAATATCCCAGCTTGGATTAAACGTGTAGCTCATACTACCGGTATTGATTTTATACGAAAGAGCAGAAAAGATAAAAAAATGCTAGTTGCTATTGGTCCTCTCTATAATTTATGTGGAGCAAATACTGTAGAGGCTGAACTAGAAGAAAAATGGAAGCAGGAACAATTTCAATATGCTATTCAGAAACTAAATCAGCATCATCGTTTAATGCTCAACCTGTATTATTTAGAAAAAAAAAGTTGTAAGGAGATTGGTGAAATCATCAAAATAACGGAAACAGCAACTTTCAAACGACTCTCAAGAGCTAGACAACACCTAAAAGCACTTTTTTTCAGTATTGATGCCCTAGCAAAGTCGGAAAAATGA
- a CDS encoding ABC-F family ATP-binding cassette domain-containing protein, producing the protein MNIMTVEQLTKSYGDKILFQDASFGMDAQDKIGIIGVNGTGKSTFLRVIAGLEPPDSGKISIGNRVHIQYLAQNPAFDPHHTVLQHIFSGELPEMKVVRDYTSLLELMELQPGNTELQEQLLKLNQRMDELQAWQLESDAKAVLSRLGITSYDAPMESLSGGQRKRVALAAVLIQPSDLLILDEPTNHIDNESVAWLEQYLQKRRGALLMITHDRYFLDRVANVMLELDHGRLFRYEANYSRFLELKADREEREAAAEQKRKNLFRNELAWIRRGAKARTTKQKARIERFEALKEQEPVSSTNEMDVSVASTRLGRKILELHHLHQKAGSKPLITDMSYIAVPEDRIGIVGPNGSGKSTLLNLIAGKLQPDSGEVIIGQTVKLGYFTQEHQDMDPNQRVIEYIKDEAEVVRTADGSSITAAQMLERFLFPPAAQWTPIAKLSGGEKRRLYLLRVLMGAPNVLLLDEPTNDLDIQTLSVLEQYLDEFPGVVIVVSHDRFFLDRTVDKIMAFEGEGQVRVHVGSYSEYAEWLAKHGAGDEAGSGRSSDKAGSTPAAPVSDNRKEARKEKPKFTYSEQKEYEQIDEQIEAAENRAVSIQQDMEASASDSARLQELMKELQGNEQELERLMERWTYLNELAERIEQSKT; encoded by the coding sequence ATGAATATTATGACAGTCGAGCAGCTCACCAAGAGCTACGGAGATAAAATATTGTTTCAGGATGCGTCTTTCGGGATGGATGCCCAGGACAAAATCGGCATCATTGGCGTCAACGGAACCGGTAAATCAACATTTCTGCGTGTTATTGCTGGATTAGAGCCGCCGGATTCCGGCAAGATCTCGATCGGCAATCGTGTCCACATCCAGTATCTCGCCCAGAATCCGGCCTTTGATCCTCACCACACCGTGCTGCAGCATATTTTTTCCGGTGAATTGCCAGAAATGAAGGTGGTCCGGGATTACACCTCGCTGCTGGAGCTGATGGAGCTACAGCCAGGCAATACAGAGCTGCAGGAGCAGCTGCTGAAGCTGAATCAGCGAATGGATGAGCTTCAGGCCTGGCAGCTTGAAAGTGATGCCAAGGCGGTTCTCTCCAGACTGGGGATTACGAGCTATGATGCACCCATGGAATCCTTGTCCGGCGGTCAGCGTAAAAGGGTCGCGCTCGCAGCCGTCTTGATTCAGCCCTCAGACCTGCTGATTCTGGATGAGCCTACAAACCATATTGATAATGAATCGGTTGCCTGGCTGGAGCAGTATTTGCAGAAGCGGCGCGGCGCGCTGCTGATGATTACCCATGACCGCTACTTTCTCGATAGAGTCGCAAATGTCATGCTGGAGCTGGATCACGGCCGATTGTTCCGCTATGAGGCCAATTATTCCCGTTTTCTGGAGCTGAAGGCTGATCGCGAGGAGAGAGAGGCCGCGGCAGAGCAGAAGCGGAAGAATCTGTTCCGCAATGAGCTGGCCTGGATTCGCCGTGGTGCTAAAGCAAGAACGACGAAGCAGAAGGCGAGGATTGAGCGCTTTGAAGCCTTGAAGGAGCAGGAACCGGTGTCCAGCACCAATGAAATGGATGTTTCTGTGGCATCGACCCGGCTGGGACGCAAAATTCTCGAGCTTCATCATCTCCACCAAAAAGCCGGCAGCAAGCCGCTGATCACGGATATGAGCTATATTGCCGTGCCGGAGGACCGAATTGGTATTGTCGGTCCGAACGGAAGCGGGAAATCAACCCTGCTGAACCTGATTGCCGGCAAGCTGCAGCCTGATTCCGGGGAGGTCATCATCGGCCAGACGGTGAAGCTGGGTTACTTCACGCAGGAGCATCAGGATATGGACCCTAATCAACGGGTGATCGAGTATATTAAAGACGAGGCAGAGGTTGTGCGCACGGCTGATGGCTCCAGCATTACTGCAGCCCAAATGCTGGAACGCTTTTTGTTTCCGCCGGCTGCGCAGTGGACGCCAATTGCCAAGCTCTCCGGCGGCGAGAAGAGACGGCTGTATTTGCTGAGAGTGCTGATGGGTGCACCTAACGTGCTGCTGCTGGACGAGCCGACCAATGACCTTGATATCCAGACCCTGTCGGTGCTGGAGCAGTATCTGGACGAATTTCCGGGTGTTGTTATCGTAGTATCCCATGACCGCTTCTTCCTTGACCGAACTGTGGACAAGATTATGGCCTTTGAAGGGGAGGGGCAGGTTCGTGTTCATGTCGGCTCTTACAGTGAATACGCGGAATGGCTGGCCAAGCACGGTGCTGGTGATGAAGCAGGATCAGGTCGTTCCTCGGACAAGGCGGGGAGTACACCCGCTGCTCCCGTAAGCGATAACCGGAAAGAAGCGAGAAAAGAGAAGCCAAAGTTTACCTATAGTGAGCAGAAGGAGTACGAGCAGATTGACGAACAGATTGAAGCAGCGGAGAATCGGGCTGTTTCGATCCAGCAGGACATGGAGGCCTCAGCCAGCGATTCCGCTCGCCTGCAGGAGCTGATGAAGGAGCTGCAAGGCAATGAGCAGGAGCTGGAGCGGCTGATGGAGCGTTGGACGTATCTTAATGAGCTGGCGGAGCGGATTGAGCAGAGCAAGACGTAA
- a CDS encoding glycerophosphodiester phosphodiesterase: protein MNNFCVAHRGFSGKAPENTRAAFKLAMSVPYVKWLEIDVQLTRDGVPVVIHDFSVDRTTTGKGKVKDLTWREIRTMDAGIWKGSQFEGEQVPSLDEVLQMVKGRLKVNIELKTSGDMYPGLEEKVLERVRAHQMLSEVVITSFEPKALLRAKELEPEVKVGLIIDAHPRDLLSRLKKLGCSFLSIGYSHLDASFASELLKNGITPMAWTVDDRRSMAALARMNPEIMICTNRPDMWGQLFSNGFAPRIPFWDKWKGWFR, encoded by the coding sequence ATGAATAATTTCTGCGTGGCTCATAGAGGGTTCTCAGGCAAGGCCCCGGAGAACACCCGGGCAGCCTTCAAGCTTGCCATGTCTGTGCCTTACGTAAAATGGCTGGAGATTGATGTACAGCTGACCCGGGACGGGGTTCCTGTGGTCATTCATGACTTCAGCGTCGATCGCACGACGACGGGCAAAGGCAAGGTCAAGGATTTGACCTGGCGGGAAATCCGGACGATGGATGCTGGGATCTGGAAGGGGAGTCAGTTTGAAGGTGAGCAGGTCCCGTCCCTGGACGAGGTGCTGCAGATGGTCAAGGGCCGTCTCAAGGTGAATATCGAGCTGAAGACCAGTGGTGATATGTACCCTGGACTGGAGGAGAAGGTCCTGGAAAGAGTGCGGGCCCATCAAATGCTGTCCGAGGTCGTCATTACCTCCTTCGAGCCCAAGGCGCTGCTTCGGGCTAAAGAGCTGGAGCCGGAGGTGAAGGTAGGCCTGATCATTGATGCGCATCCAAGGGACCTATTATCCCGTCTCAAGAAGCTGGGCTGCTCGTTTCTATCCATTGGTTACTCCCACCTGGATGCTTCTTTTGCTTCAGAGCTGCTGAAGAATGGAATTACGCCGATGGCCTGGACGGTAGATGACCGGCGCAGCATGGCTGCTTTGGCCAGAATGAATCCAGAGATTATGATATGCACGAACCGGCCGGACATGTGGGGTCAGCTGTTCTCTAACGGCTTTGCGCCACGCATTCCGTTTTGGGATAAATGGAAAGGATGGTTTCGATGA
- a CDS encoding M42 family metallopeptidase, producing MKIQPNEKYILELLMKLLNTPSPTGFTGGIMKEIEQEAASLGVACTRNEKGGVILSIPGKDGSRTVGLSGHVDTLGAMVRAIKPEGTLRLTRIGGFMMNSIENEYCIIHTRSGQTYTGTIMSTKPSVHVYSDARTFDREEQNMEVRIDECVQSAEDVKKLGIAVGDYISFDARPEATPSGYIKSRHLDDKASVAALFGLLESMKREQWTPQYHLQILISNYEEVGHGAASIPDEINELIAVDMGCIGDDLSCKETDVSICAKDSSGPYDYDMTSRLIELAEREGIPYAVDVYPYYGSDASAALSAGSNIRAALIGPGVHASHAMERTHKQAVLNTVKLLAAYIM from the coding sequence GTGAAGATACAACCGAATGAGAAATATATTTTGGAGCTGCTGATGAAGCTGCTGAATACCCCGAGCCCGACCGGATTTACAGGCGGCATTATGAAGGAGATTGAGCAGGAAGCAGCGTCCCTTGGCGTAGCCTGCACCCGGAATGAGAAAGGCGGAGTTATCCTCTCTATACCTGGCAAGGATGGCAGCCGTACCGTTGGATTGAGCGGGCATGTGGATACACTGGGCGCTATGGTCAGGGCCATCAAGCCGGAAGGAACCCTGCGGCTGACGCGGATCGGCGGATTTATGATGAACAGCATTGAGAACGAATACTGCATCATCCATACCCGCAGCGGACAGACATATACCGGAACCATTATGAGTACGAAGCCATCAGTACATGTGTACAGCGATGCCCGGACCTTTGACCGTGAAGAGCAGAATATGGAAGTACGGATTGACGAATGTGTTCAAAGCGCAGAGGATGTGAAAAAGCTGGGCATTGCCGTCGGTGACTATATCTCCTTTGATGCAAGGCCTGAAGCCACTCCAAGCGGCTACATCAAGTCTCGTCATCTGGACGACAAGGCGAGCGTCGCCGCCCTGTTCGGACTGCTGGAGTCCATGAAGCGTGAGCAATGGACGCCGCAGTATCATCTCCAGATTCTGATCTCTAATTATGAAGAGGTCGGGCATGGCGCGGCCAGCATTCCTGATGAGATTAACGAGCTCATCGCTGTGGATATGGGCTGTATCGGCGATGATCTGAGCTGCAAGGAAACCGATGTATCCATCTGCGCGAAGGATTCCAGCGGCCCTTATGACTACGATATGACGAGCCGCCTGATAGAGCTTGCGGAGCGCGAGGGCATTCCCTATGCCGTCGATGTCTATCCATATTACGGCTCAGATGCCTCAGCAGCGCTGTCTGCTGGGAGCAATATTCGCGCCGCCCTCATCGGTCCCGGCGTCCACGCCTCCCATGCTATGGAGCGTACGCACAAGCAGGCTGTATTGAATACCGTCAAGCTGCTGGCAGCTTATATTATGTAA
- a CDS encoding IS1634 family transposase, with the protein MAIIYQTNKKTGITYAYNNEPYWDKEKQQSRAKRTLIGKVDPKTGEIVSTRAYRREPEAESGAPAKKRGPVPITGFLRSFYGATYLFDQIGQETGVEADLKACFPDSYKKVLSIAYYLILEENNSLSRFSHWQRMHIHPCGADIPSQRSSELFQSIEEAQRMAFFERQGRRRIEKEYWAFDITTISSYSEILKQVKKGKNKEHDRLPQINLALLFGEESGLPFYYRKLPGHVTDVKTVRQLMQEFHIMGYKKVNVVLDRGFYSKRNVDHLYQNHQKFIIGVKLNLSYVKAHLEEERERLKLWSNFYSQYGTYGICKRIEWAYEQERPYKGDILQETRRAYLLLYYNPEKAARDQADMNEYLTSLHRDLQEGNLREHCRKDYTKYFEVTETPKRGRRIVPREDKMLEAAQNYGYFALLSNEVKAPDEALSLYRSKDIVEKAFGNLKERLNFRRMQVSSETSLNGKLFVEFIALIYLSYVKKRMQDAGLFDSWTMQGLLDELDTIERFEAPGHGRILGEVTQKQADLFRALGVEPPSL; encoded by the coding sequence ATGGCTATCATTTATCAAACGAATAAAAAGACAGGCATTACCTATGCCTACAATAACGAGCCCTACTGGGACAAAGAAAAACAGCAGTCTCGGGCAAAACGGACGCTCATCGGGAAAGTCGATCCCAAGACAGGAGAGATTGTGTCCACCCGAGCGTATCGGAGAGAGCCGGAGGCAGAGTCAGGCGCCCCTGCCAAGAAGCGCGGCCCCGTACCAATTACCGGTTTTCTGCGCAGTTTTTACGGCGCAACCTACCTGTTCGATCAAATCGGCCAGGAAACTGGCGTTGAAGCGGATCTCAAGGCGTGTTTCCCGGACAGCTACAAGAAGGTTCTGTCTATCGCCTACTATCTCATCTTGGAAGAAAACAACTCGCTCAGCCGCTTTTCTCACTGGCAGCGCATGCATATTCATCCCTGTGGAGCAGACATTCCTTCGCAGCGAAGCAGCGAACTGTTCCAGTCTATTGAAGAGGCGCAGCGCATGGCCTTTTTCGAAAGACAAGGCAGACGACGCATCGAAAAGGAGTACTGGGCATTCGACATTACCACGATTTCCAGTTACTCCGAGATTCTCAAGCAAGTGAAGAAGGGAAAGAACAAGGAGCATGACCGGTTGCCGCAAATCAATCTGGCCCTGCTCTTTGGCGAAGAATCGGGCCTGCCCTTCTACTACCGAAAGCTTCCCGGCCATGTGACGGACGTCAAGACGGTCCGGCAACTCATGCAAGAGTTCCACATCATGGGCTACAAGAAAGTAAACGTTGTACTGGATCGGGGCTTTTACAGCAAGCGAAATGTGGATCATCTGTATCAGAACCATCAAAAATTTATCATCGGCGTCAAACTGAATCTCTCCTACGTGAAAGCACATCTGGAAGAGGAACGGGAGCGGCTCAAGCTCTGGTCGAATTTTTATTCGCAGTATGGCACCTACGGCATTTGCAAAAGAATCGAGTGGGCCTACGAGCAAGAGAGGCCGTACAAAGGCGATATCTTACAAGAGACGCGCCGAGCCTATCTCCTGCTCTATTACAATCCGGAGAAAGCAGCCAGAGACCAAGCGGATATGAATGAGTATCTGACGAGCCTGCACCGAGATCTGCAGGAAGGCAATCTGCGCGAGCATTGCCGCAAGGACTACACCAAGTATTTCGAAGTGACCGAGACCCCGAAGCGCGGCCGCAGGATTGTACCGAGAGAGGACAAGATGCTGGAGGCGGCTCAAAACTATGGCTACTTTGCCTTGCTCTCCAATGAAGTCAAAGCTCCCGATGAAGCATTGTCACTGTACCGCAGCAAGGACATCGTAGAAAAGGCATTTGGCAATTTGAAAGAGCGACTGAATTTCCGCAGAATGCAAGTTTCTTCGGAAACTTCACTAAATGGCAAGCTATTTGTCGAATTTATTGCACTTATTTACCTTTCTTATGTCAAGAAACGCATGCAAGATGCCGGACTCTTTGATTCCTGGACAATGCAAGGGCTGCTGGATGAATTAGACACAATAGAGCGGTTTGAAGCGCCTGGACACGGTCGAATCTTGGGCGAGGTAACGCAAAAACAGGCTGATTTATTTCGAGCACTGGGAGTAGAGCCTCCCTCGTTATAA
- a CDS encoding copper amine oxidase N-terminal domain-containing protein: MMRKKLTSILVATVLCASLTSTSLANPMSNVNVVVNGESINMLVPPIIQQGRTLVPIREVSQALGYTVSWNQNTGTVYLNNGNAVSNAGNPTKEKIIINGNPITSEIPPQIIKGRTMVPIRVISEATGAKVEWNQQHQRVTVSNKSNLAFPNSLTLSFESLGLDRVEQLQTIPSSWKRKENLRLGQINRTELVLELYEVETIGVSDIKGVFAYNNQKFVLNDLSAGTIDEVKNQNLDLQLDSGELRLVSAIGAEYESQILVFSPSNQDWHVMNIPGQVVNGSNEGLLVQFQGRGLSPQTVFLIRFQNSEFSISNITKAFTTFSNSQNIDIQKVTTQYQAVNGKSVITVSLIKDGRSESQTYIVDGNMLMLH, encoded by the coding sequence ATGATGAGAAAAAAACTGACCTCTATTCTGGTTGCGACAGTTTTATGTGCTTCTTTGACGAGTACTTCCTTAGCGAATCCTATGAGTAACGTAAATGTAGTCGTTAACGGAGAATCAATCAATATGCTGGTTCCTCCCATTATCCAACAAGGGCGCACATTAGTTCCAATTCGAGAAGTTTCACAAGCATTAGGCTATACCGTAAGTTGGAATCAAAACACTGGAACCGTTTATTTAAATAACGGAAACGCAGTAAGCAATGCAGGTAATCCAACCAAAGAAAAAATCATAATTAACGGAAATCCAATTACTTCGGAAATTCCACCTCAGATCATAAAGGGAAGAACGATGGTTCCCATTCGCGTCATTTCTGAAGCGACAGGTGCTAAAGTGGAATGGAATCAGCAACACCAGCGGGTAACTGTGAGTAACAAAAGCAATTTAGCTTTTCCGAACAGTCTGACATTGAGTTTTGAATCACTTGGACTGGACCGGGTGGAACAACTCCAAACGATTCCTTCATCATGGAAAAGAAAGGAGAATCTACGATTAGGCCAAATTAATCGAACTGAACTTGTCTTGGAATTATATGAGGTCGAAACGATTGGAGTTTCCGACATTAAAGGTGTCTTTGCCTACAATAACCAAAAATTTGTGTTAAATGACTTGTCTGCGGGAACGATTGATGAAGTGAAAAATCAAAACTTAGATTTGCAGCTTGATTCGGGAGAATTGCGCCTCGTGTCAGCGATTGGAGCAGAGTATGAGTCGCAAATTTTAGTTTTTAGTCCATCAAATCAAGATTGGCACGTTATGAATATCCCAGGACAGGTGGTAAATGGTAGCAATGAAGGGTTGTTAGTTCAATTTCAGGGAAGAGGATTAAGTCCTCAGACTGTTTTCCTCATCCGTTTCCAAAACAGTGAATTTTCAATTAGTAATATCACAAAGGCCTTTACCACATTCTCCAATAGCCAAAATATAGACATACAAAAAGTAACTACTCAGTATCAAGCTGTGAATGGGAAGTCTGTAATTACGGTTTCGCTAATAAAAGATGGGCGTTCTGAAAGCCAAACGTATATAGTTGACGGGAATATGTTAATGTTACATTAA
- a CDS encoding DUF92 domain-containing protein: MDWLIGAIGAFAGAGAAYYKRSLSLSGAAAAMVMGTVYYGAGNLFWFGTLLLFFVTSSALSKYKQPQKKDMEEAYAKNGRRDAGQVLANGGAGMVLCLLYAWTAHDAFIFVFIGVMAAVNADTWATELGSLSRRPPRSILNGRVLVPGASGGVSWLGSLAAAAGGLTLGLGAWLLGVPAGLELSFWSCAAAGLAGGLAGAFSDSLLGASLQGMQQCTVCGRSVEARQHCGRPTKQGQGLRWMTNDAVNLISSCIGGITGWLIAAML, encoded by the coding sequence TTGGATTGGCTGATCGGTGCTATAGGGGCCTTTGCAGGAGCCGGCGCGGCTTATTATAAACGCTCGCTTTCTTTATCAGGCGCGGCAGCAGCGATGGTGATGGGGACGGTATACTATGGAGCAGGGAACCTGTTTTGGTTTGGTACTCTGCTTCTTTTTTTCGTGACCTCTTCGGCCTTATCCAAATACAAGCAGCCGCAGAAGAAGGACATGGAAGAAGCGTATGCCAAGAACGGGCGCAGAGATGCGGGACAGGTGCTCGCAAACGGCGGCGCCGGCATGGTGCTATGCCTGCTGTATGCCTGGACTGCTCATGACGCTTTTATTTTTGTATTTATCGGGGTTATGGCTGCTGTAAATGCAGATACCTGGGCCACAGAGCTGGGAAGCCTGAGCCGGAGACCGCCGCGCAGCATTCTGAATGGCCGTGTGCTGGTTCCGGGCGCCTCCGGAGGGGTATCCTGGCTGGGCTCTTTGGCCGCGGCCGCGGGAGGGCTTACCCTGGGTCTGGGTGCCTGGCTGCTGGGGGTGCCTGCCGGACTTGAGCTTTCCTTCTGGAGCTGTGCTGCGGCGGGGCTTGCCGGGGGACTGGCGGGAGCGTTCAGTGATTCCTTGCTGGGAGCTTCTTTGCAGGGAATGCAGCAATGTACCGTCTGCGGGAGAAGTGTAGAAGCGCGCCAGCATTGCGGCAGACCGACAAAGCAGGGACAAGGACTTCGGTGGATGACTAATGATGCCGTGAACCTGATCAGCTCCTGCATTGGCGGAATCACGGGATGGTTGATAGCAGCGATGTTGTAG
- the pepF gene encoding oligoendopeptidase F: METLPKRTEVPAEHKWKLEDMFADQKAWDQTYEEVRRLTESSKQYQGKLNEAEAIKQCFELEDEIGQHTERLFVYAHMHHDEDTADPTYQALTQKAKKLSVEVGEALSFITPEILAMTDSQLDELIKNPLLSEYTFTLTEMKREKAHILSKTEEALLAQVGNLSSAPQTIFGMLNNADMKFPKIKDENGKEVELTHGSYIQFLENPNRQVREAAFKAVYETYSKQKNTIAATLNANVNKNIFYSRVRKYPSVLEMSLYGDNIPKEVYTNLVDTIHESLPLLHRYMQLRKKLLGVDELHMYDLFAPLVDEYKLDITYEEAKQQVKDGLQPLGAEYLGFLQEGYDNGWIDVYENENKRTGAYSWGAYGTHPYVLLNHKNNLNSMFTLAHEMGHALHSFYSDNALKYRDAQYTIFLAEVASTTNEALLMDYLLKKSTDPKEKMYLLTYYADQFRTTVFRQTMFAEFEKIVHERAEQGDSLTPQDLSDIYYELNVKYHGKDMVVDKDISMEWARIPHFYNSFYVYKYATGFSAATSFSKQILEEGQPAVDRYLSFLKSGGSDFSIQILKKAGVDMSSPEPIREAMSVFEDVITQMEQLTK; encoded by the coding sequence ATGGAAACTTTGCCAAAGCGCACGGAAGTACCTGCCGAGCATAAATGGAAGCTGGAGGATATGTTTGCAGACCAGAAGGCCTGGGATCAGACCTATGAGGAGGTCCGCAGACTGACGGAGAGCAGCAAGCAGTACCAAGGAAAGCTGAACGAGGCTGAAGCCATCAAGCAGTGCTTTGAGCTGGAGGATGAGATCGGACAGCACACCGAGCGGCTTTTTGTATACGCCCATATGCATCATGATGAGGATACCGCAGACCCTACATACCAGGCGTTGACCCAGAAAGCCAAAAAGCTGAGTGTTGAGGTGGGCGAGGCCCTCTCCTTCATAACTCCGGAGATTTTGGCGATGACAGACAGCCAGCTCGATGAGCTGATCAAGAACCCGCTGCTGTCGGAGTATACCTTCACCCTGACAGAGATGAAGAGAGAGAAAGCCCATATTCTGTCCAAAACCGAAGAAGCCCTGCTCGCCCAGGTCGGCAACCTCTCTTCTGCTCCGCAGACCATTTTCGGTATGCTGAATAATGCAGATATGAAATTCCCGAAAATCAAGGATGAGAACGGCAAGGAAGTCGAGCTGACTCACGGCAGCTACATCCAGTTCCTTGAGAATCCGAACCGTCAGGTCCGCGAAGCTGCCTTCAAGGCGGTCTATGAAACGTACAGCAAGCAGAAGAATACCATTGCTGCCACGCTGAATGCGAACGTAAACAAGAATATTTTTTACTCGCGGGTACGCAAGTATCCATCCGTATTGGAGATGTCGCTGTACGGAGACAACATTCCGAAGGAAGTGTACACGAACCTGGTCGATACCATTCACGAGAGCCTGCCGTTGCTGCACCGCTACATGCAGCTTCGCAAGAAGCTTCTCGGGGTAGATGAGCTGCATATGTACGATCTGTTTGCCCCGCTCGTGGATGAATACAAGCTGGACATCACCTATGAGGAAGCGAAGCAGCAGGTCAAGGACGGCCTTCAGCCTCTTGGAGCTGAATACCTCGGGTTTCTGCAGGAGGGCTATGATAACGGCTGGATCGACGTGTACGAGAATGAGAATAAGCGTACGGGAGCCTACAGCTGGGGAGCCTACGGCACACATCCTTATGTGCTGCTGAACCACAAGAACAACCTGAACAGCATGTTCACGCTGGCTCATGAGATGGGTCATGCGCTGCACTCCTTCTACTCGGACAATGCATTGAAATACCGGGATGCACAGTACACCATTTTCCTGGCTGAGGTGGCCTCCACGACGAACGAGGCTCTGCTGATGGATTATTTGCTCAAGAAATCTACAGATCCGAAGGAAAAAATGTACCTCCTCACGTACTATGCCGATCAATTCCGGACGACGGTATTCCGTCAGACGATGTTTGCCGAGTTCGAGAAAATTGTACACGAGCGCGCCGAGCAGGGAGATTCTCTGACTCCTCAGGACTTGAGCGACATTTACTACGAGCTGAATGTGAAATACCATGGCAAGGATATGGTGGTGGATAAGGACATTAGCATGGAGTGGGCCCGGATCCCACACTTTTACAACAGCTTCTACGTGTATAAGTATGCAACGGGCTTCTCCGCGGCTACGAGCTTCTCGAAGCAGATTCTGGAAGAGGGTCAGCCTGCTGTAGACCGGTATCTGTCCTTCCTGAAGAGCGGCGGCAGTGACTTCTCCATTCAGATTTTGAAAAAAGCAGGCGTGGATATGTCTTCGCCAGAGCCGATCCGCGAAGCCATGAGCGTCTTTGAGGACGTCATTACGCAAATGGAGCAGCTTACGAAATAA
- a CDS encoding fumarylacetoacetate hydrolase family protein has translation MTAFINNVYCVGRNYKLHAEELGNAVPEEPMIFLKPNHAVAALNGESLALPQGQGTIHFEGEIVIRAARDYTPGMSVNELVDHMALGIDFTLRDVQSVIKAKGHPWTAAKGFKNSAPLSAWLPFPGNKEVEQTPFTVMKNGTQVQRGQASDMIFSLQQIVDYIGQHYGLSEGDIVFTGTPEGVGPAEQGDTFELIWGEQSLGSCEIG, from the coding sequence ATGACAGCTTTCATCAATAACGTGTATTGTGTAGGAAGAAATTATAAATTGCATGCGGAGGAGCTAGGGAATGCCGTACCGGAGGAGCCGATGATTTTTCTGAAGCCGAACCACGCGGTTGCAGCCTTGAATGGAGAGTCTTTGGCTTTGCCGCAGGGTCAGGGTACGATCCATTTTGAGGGTGAGATTGTCATCCGGGCTGCCCGTGATTATACACCTGGCATGTCTGTGAATGAGCTTGTTGATCATATGGCGCTTGGCATTGATTTTACACTGCGCGACGTTCAGAGTGTGATCAAGGCAAAGGGACACCCGTGGACGGCAGCAAAAGGCTTTAAGAACTCTGCGCCGCTGTCTGCCTGGCTTCCTTTCCCGGGAAATAAAGAGGTGGAGCAAACTCCCTTTACAGTGATGAAGAACGGCACTCAGGTACAGCGGGGTCAGGCTTCAGACATGATATTTTCATTGCAGCAGATTGTTGATTATATTGGGCAGCACTACGGCTTGTCTGAAGGCGATATTGTATTTACGGGCACTCCAGAAGGTGTCGGGCCTGCAGAGCAAGGAGATACATTCGAGCTGATCTGGGGAGAGCAGTCTCTGGGCTCCTGTGAGATCGGTTAA
- a CDS encoding LapA family protein produces MKMQWSLILGLLFALLTAVFAVINVDPVSVNLLFSTVSMPLILLIIGCTLLGGIIVGSYGIYRQYRLQREVKALSAKLAQYQELYGDLNTTNLTGESSVAQESATQKDYESNTDDLSAPSDELGKDKL; encoded by the coding sequence ATGAAAATGCAGTGGTCCCTGATTCTTGGCCTGCTATTTGCACTTCTTACTGCTGTTTTTGCTGTCATTAATGTCGATCCGGTCTCGGTCAATCTGCTGTTCAGCACCGTATCTATGCCGCTGATTCTATTAATTATCGGCTGCACTCTGCTGGGAGGGATTATCGTTGGCTCCTATGGCATCTATCGCCAATACCGGCTGCAACGAGAAGTCAAAGCCTTATCTGCCAAGCTGGCACAATATCAGGAGCTATATGGTGATTTGAATACCACAAATCTTACCGGTGAATCTTCTGTCGCTCAGGAGTCAGCGACTCAGAAGGACTATGAATCAAACACTGATGACCTGTCCGCACCATCGGATGAGCTTGGCAAGGATAAGCTGTAA